In Phacochoerus africanus isolate WHEZ1 chromosome 1, ROS_Pafr_v1, whole genome shotgun sequence, the following are encoded in one genomic region:
- the FSTL1 gene encoding follistatin-related protein 1, with protein MMWTRWLALALVAVAWVHAEEEPRSKSKICANVFCGAGRECAVTEKGEPTCLCIEQCKPHKRPVCGSNGKTYLNHCELHRDACLTGSKIQVDYDGHCKEKKSVSPSASPVVCYQSNRDELRRRIIQWLEAEIIPDGWFSKGSNYSEILDKYFKNFDNGDSRLDSSEFLKFVEQNETAINITTYPDQENNKLLRGLCVDALIELSDENADWKLSFQEFLKCLNPSFNPPEKKCALEDETYADGAETEVDCNRCVCACGNWVCTAMTCDGKNQKGTQTQTEEEMTRYVQEIQKHQETAEKTKRVSTKEI; from the exons GAAGAGCCAAGGAGCAAATCCAAGATCTGTGCCAATGTGTTTTGTGGAGCCGGCCGGGAATGTGCAGTCACAGAGAAGGGAGAGCCCACTTGCCTCTGTATTGAG CAATGCAAACCTCACAAGAGGCCTGTGTGTGGCAGCAACGGCAAGACCTACCTCAACCACTGTGAGCTGCATCGAGATGCCTGCCTCACTGGATCCAAAATCCAGGTGGATTATGATGGACACTGCAAAG AGAAGAAATCTGTAAGTCCATCTGCCAGCCCAG TGGTTTGCTATCAATCCAACCGCGATGAACTCCGGCGTCGCATCATCCAGTGGCTGGAAGCAGAAATCATTCCAGATGGCTGGTTCTCTAAAGGCAGCAACTACAGTGAAATCCTAGACAAATACTTTAAG AACTTTGATAATGGTGACTCTCGCTTGGACTCCAGCGAATTTCTGAAATTTGTGGAGCAAAATGAAACTGCCATCAACATCACTACCTATCCAGACCAGGAGAACAATAAGCTGCTGAG AGGACTCTGTGTTGATGCACTTATTGAACTGTCTGATGAAAATGCTGACTGGAAACTAAGCTTCCAAGAGTTCCTCAAGTGCCTCAATCCATCTTTCAACCCTCCAGAGAAGA AGTGTGCCCTGGAGGACGAAACGTATGCAGATGGAGCTGAGACTGAGGTGGACTGTAACCGCTGTGTGTGTGCCTGCGGAAACTGGGTCTGCACAGCCATGACCTGTGACG GAAAGAATCAGAAGGGGACCCAGACCcagacagaggaggaaatgacCAGATATGTCCAGGAGATCCAAAAGCATCAG GAGACAGCTGAAAAGACCAAGAGAGTGAGCACCAAAGAGATCTAA